Part of the bacterium genome, TAATGGGACTATCTTCATCAGTGGAAATCCGCAAATATTTGCAGGAAAATTTGACCAGTGTAATAAGAGAGGAATTAGTCATAAGAGAGGAGAGAAAATGATATTGAGATATGTGAAAAAATATATTGATGGGGACGAATACAAAAATATAGATTTAAGTTTTAAAAGAAGGAAAAAATGAAGTATAAAAGAGCCAAATCTAAACAAGATATTTCTCTTTGGCTGGACAAATTAATTGATAATATTACAAACGCTTTTCCCAGGAAAGACATTTCTAAAGAAAATTTAAAGGAAATCGTAAAGGACGCTTTAAGCACAAAACGTTTAATCAATGATTTAGCCGAGTTATATCGTTTGGAACCGGATTATGTTATTGAGGCTTTGCAAAAGTTAGGATTAAATTTTTCAATTCCAGTGTCTTCCGCAAGGTATATTGATGAACAAAAGGTAACTTGGATTGCGGCTCCCAAAGGAATATACAAAATGAAGGGTTTATCCATTACTGCGTCTTTGCCAGCATTTATTGAACCTTTCGATGTTGATAATGGTGTATTTTCCCTGCTTGAATCAGAATGGAAAAATTTGATAGATAAGATTAAAGGCGGAGATTCATTCCTTTCTTACTATCGAACCGGGATCCTTGCATATTTGGATTATTATTTTACAAATATCTCGCCAAAGATTCATACATTTATTGAAAAATATTTCAAGAACTCAAGTCTAAAATATATTATAACAGTGGGAATAGGGGCAAATGAGCAATTTCTTCATTTCCCACAAAGCTGGTATCAATATCAAAATAAGAAACTCCAATGGTTTATTTGTGACAATCCCAAGGATTTATCCAAATTGCCCTTAGATTGTAATGTGAAAAACACACTTTTTATTGAATATTCACGAAGCGGGAAAACACAAGAAATTGTCAAATTCGACGAATTTTTGATTTCCGAAGTCGTTCGTATTATATTTGCAAATTCAGGACCTTTATTTGCTTTATCGAAACAGCATAAAGAGGGGTGCCTGAACCTCGATTTCCCGGAGAAGGTTCCGGGACGTTTTGGGAAAAATATGACACCCTTATTGCTTGTCCCTTTTGATCTTTTGGGTCTTCCGGTAAAAGAATATTGGAATGAAATAGCTTACTGTATAAATTCATGGGATTTGAGTGATCCCTCAAGTCCTCCCGCCGCGGTGGCAAGATATATTCGAGCAGCTCAACTAAACAATAAAGTTAATCATATTTATTTAGGCTGTAATGATGATATGTTGCTGCATTCCTGTGATGAAATGGTTCAATTTTGGAATGAAGGTGTAAATAAGGACGGGAATGATATATCTATGTCGCGGTATTTCGGTCTTCCCAGGGATTCGCATCTTAATATTGAAGGTATTTTGTCGAATCGTGATACCAAAATAGGGATTTTTCTCTTGAGAAAAAAAGGGGATGTTCAATTCCAGCATCCATTAAGAAATAAATCGCCCAAACCGGTAAATCCTGAACATAATGGATTAAACATTGCAGATGTGGATTATGCTCTCGCATTGGCAAATGCAGACCATTTTGGAAAACTTATGCCGACTATTAAAATTGAAGTTGAAGAAGTTAATCTTTTAACTTCGGCTGTATTGAGTCAGTTATGGGCTGATATTACTTACTCTTATTCGTTATTGATTGGAGTCAATCCCGGTTCAAATCCCGAAGTCAGGTTAGTACGCGATCGTTCTGAAATATTGCTTGCTGAATTTGCAAAATCAAAAAAATAATTTATAGCTTATTTCTTTATTATTTTTGCGTGCATTAAATTTAATCATTAAAGAAGCTCTCTCTCCGCTAAAAATTATCAAATTTCTGGAAATGAATTAGTAAAAGTTGCCTTTTAGTCTCACCGTTATAAAAATCTTGACATCGACGGGATAAAGTTGTAAAATTAGGTCAACAAATACAAAAAAGGAGGGTATAGAACTATGATGGGGCATAGAGCCATGATAGATAATGAAGGCTTTAAGAATTTTGGAGAATTTTTAAAGACATTCAGGAAAAAGAATAGAATAACGCTCAGGGAATTTTGTATCAAGGCTTCGGCTGATCCGGGGAACATGAGTAAAATTGAGCGCGGTGCGATGGTGCCGCCTCAGGATCAGGATATTCTCAAACGCTATGCTTACGCACTGGGGCTGAAAGAAAGGTCTGATAACTGGTATACATTTTTTGACCTTGCCGCGGCAAGCAGGGGGATGATACCAAAAGATATTATGTCGGATAAAGAGGTTGTTAAAATACTTCCGGCATTTTTCAGGACTTTAAGGGGCCAGAAGCCTACGCCGAAAGAAATGAAAAAGATTGCTGAGAAAATCAGGAAAAGTTGAGAGGAAATGTGAAAACAAGTTCTTTTAAAGCGCCATTTATATCTATTGATGAGATTTGGGTGAAAGCTGATAAATTTCGAGAGGAATTTTGGGATAAAGATTGTCCTGTTGATATATTCGCTATTGTAGAATTTGATCTGGATTTAAGTATTCTCCCCATCTCCGGTTTGAAAACAGACGTTGACGCGGATGCTTTACTGCTCGGTGATTTAAAAACAATTGCGGTTGATAATGAGGAATACCTTAGAGAATCATATCAAAATCGGCTTAGATTTTCCTTCGCCCATGAAATCGGTCATCTTGTCCTTCATAAAAATATTTTTTCAAAAATTAAATATTCCAGCCTTGAAGAGTATATTCAATATTTTTCGGGCCTTCCGGAAGACCAATACAGCTGGAT contains:
- a CDS encoding ImmA/IrrE family metallo-endopeptidase, which encodes MKTSSFKAPFISIDEIWVKADKFREEFWDKDCPVDIFAIVEFDLDLSILPISGLKTDVDADALLLGDLKTIAVDNEEYLRESYQNRLRFSFAHEIGHLVLHKNIFSKIKYSSLEEYIQYFSGLPEDQYSWIEYHANEFAGRLLVPKEKLIKSLNRTIKKAEIKGFNEWDSSGESALEYVSHNIAKDFGVSEQVIKIRLIKEKLWLPK
- a CDS encoding helix-turn-helix transcriptional regulator, with the protein product MMGHRAMIDNEGFKNFGEFLKTFRKKNRITLREFCIKASADPGNMSKIERGAMVPPQDQDILKRYAYALGLKERSDNWYTFFDLAAASRGMIPKDIMSDKEVVKILPAFFRTLRGQKPTPKEMKKIAEKIRKS